GTCGGCCGTTGCGGCACACCGAGGCGGCACCACTCACCGTGACGAAGGTCATGCCCCCGTCGAGCCCTCCCCCGCCCGAATCAACGGCAGCCGGGACCGCGGGCGAGCACTCCGCCGAAGTGGCAGCGTCCGCCACCGACCACAACCCCATTCCCCCAAGCCAGCGCCGCAACAACAAGCCCACACCAGTCCGTCCCCCACCCGCCCCCTTCCCTGCTCCCCTGCTCCCCTGCTGATCATGAAGTTGGCCACTGGGAGAGCGCTCCCCACCGCCGCTAACTTCATGATCGACGCCCTCCCTCCGGCTGCGGGCTGGCCGTCGGGGCGACGTCTCCGCGTGATCAAGGAGTTTGCGTCGGAGCTGGGTCTCCCGATGACGCGAACTCCTTGATCGCTCGCCCCCTGAGCCCGGGACGGGCACCGTCCGCCTCGACCAGCCGTCATCTCCCCGAGGTCCAGACCAGATCGCACCGGAGCAGACCAGCCCGGGGTGGACCGGGAGCGGAGCAGACCGGGAGCGGAGCAGACCGGGAGCGGAGCAGACCGGGAGCGGAGCAGACCGGGAGCGGAGCAGGCCCTCAGGAACGGGCCGGAACGGACCGGGAAGACGTCATCAGTGCCACCTCGGCCGTGCGTGAACGGTCGATCCGGGCGGCGAGGTCGCGTACCCGCTCGCTGGTGCCGGCGGCGACCTGCGCGCGGGCCAGAGCCGCGGCGGCGCGCTGGTGCGCGGCGAGCACCTCGCGTAGCACCCGGTCGAAGCCGGTGGCCGGGGCGGCCCGCAGCCGGGCCAGGCCGGCGACGGCGTCGCTGTGCCCGGAGTGGTCGTGCCGGGCGGCGGCGGCCGACGCGGACGGACCGGCCTCGCGCAGCCAGCCGCGCATGGTGGCCAGCTCGTCGGTCTCGGTGGCCCGGACGGCGGCGATCAGCGTACGGAGTTGGGGGTCGATGGCCCGGTCGAGGCCGAGCCCGACGATCTCCAGGGTCTGTTCGGTGTGCGCCACCATCATGGCGAGGAACAACGCGTCGATTCCGCTGGTCTCGGCGGCACCCGCCGACGTCGACGGCGCGCCGACGGGTGTCGCCGGCGCACCCCCGCACCCGCCCAGAGCGAGCACTACCCCCACCAGAAGAGCCGACCCCGCACGCCGGGCCGAGCGCTGATTCACGGAAAGAGTGGTTGTTCCGCGTGACATGACCACTCTTTCCGTGAAAGTGCAGCAGGCAACAGAGGGTGGGGGCGGTGTCAGAGCTGCTGCCACAGGGCGGGCACGTTCGGGGGTTCCCAACCGGCGATCGCGGTGTGCGCCTGGCGACAGCGGTAGCTGCGGCCGGCGTAGGTCACCGTGTCACCGACCTGGTACGTCCTGCCGGCGGCCCAGGTGCCGCCGGGCGCCGGCGTGGCGCTGGCGGTCGGGGTGGGGGTGGGCGGCGGCGTGGCGGTGCGGGTCGGTGACGGGGTCGGGGTGGGTGACGGTGACGGGTTGCCGCCGCCGATCTGGAGGTCGACGCAGGAGTAGAACGCGTTCGCGGTGTCGGAGATGTTCCAGACCGCGAGCAGCTTCTGCCGGCCGGAGAAGCCGCCCAGGTTGACCGTGTGGGACACGGTGGCGTCGGGTTGGCGGCCACCGCCGTCGACGACCGCGACCCGGGTGTTGCCGATCCAGTATTCCCAGTTGGCGGTGGCGTGGCGGGCGGTGTTGATCCAGGTGAACGTCACCGTGCCGCCGACCGCGGTGGCCGGCCAGTTGCGGCTGTCGTCGTTGAGCACCGCGAATCCGGCGATGTTGGCGTGGCAGTTCTTCAGGCCCTTGGGACCTTCGACGCTCTGCGGCTCGTACCGGATCTGGCCGCAGTCGGGCACCCGGTTCTGCGCGCAGAGCGCCTGGCGGCTGGGCGGCGAGGAGACGTAGCCGTGGGCCTGCGCGGGTGCGGCCAGCGCCAGCGTCGCAGTGACGGCACCGGTGGTGAGCAGCGGGAGGGTGATTCTTCGGCGCATGGTGGCAACTCCTTCGGGGGGTACGGAAGGTGTCACGAACATAAATTAAACCTTGTTAACAGTAAAGACTCCTGTCTATAAATTAAGCCTTGAGAGCTTCGCCTCGCGCGTGTGATCCTGATCAGCGCGTGGAGCCGATCGTCGTTCCTGGGCACCCGGGCGCCGGTAGGCATCCGGGAGGACGGCGGCACCGACCCGGGAACCCGCCTCTCGAAGGACACCCCCATGTGGAGATCCCTGCCCCACGTACGCCGCTGGACCGCGTACGCGGCCAGTCTGCTGCTCGCCACCACCGCGCTCGCCACCGTCGAGGCGCCCGCCGCCGGCGCCGCCGCCGACCCGGTCGCGGTGACCGTGAACGCCCGCGCCGGGCTGGCCACCGTGCCGGACACCGCGCTCGGCGTCAACCACGCCATCTGGGACGCCAAACTCGGCAGCGCC
The genomic region above belongs to Micromonospora sp. WMMD1128 and contains:
- a CDS encoding DUF305 domain-containing protein; the encoded protein is MSRGTTTLSVNQRSARRAGSALLVGVVLALGGCGGAPATPVGAPSTSAGAAETSGIDALFLAMMVAHTEQTLEIVGLGLDRAIDPQLRTLIAAVRATETDELATMRGWLREAGPSASAAAARHDHSGHSDAVAGLARLRAAPATGFDRVLREVLAAHQRAAAALARAQVAAGTSERVRDLAARIDRSRTAEVALMTSSRSVPARS
- a CDS encoding lytic polysaccharide monooxygenase, which encodes MRRRITLPLLTTGAVTATLALAAPAQAHGYVSSPPSRQALCAQNRVPDCGQIRYEPQSVEGPKGLKNCHANIAGFAVLNDDSRNWPATAVGGTVTFTWINTARHATANWEYWIGNTRVAVVDGGGRQPDATVSHTVNLGGFSGRQKLLAVWNISDTANAFYSCVDLQIGGGNPSPSPTPTPSPTRTATPPPTPTPTASATPAPGGTWAAGRTYQVGDTVTYAGRSYRCRQAHTAIAGWEPPNVPALWQQL